The Gloeocapsa sp. DLM2.Bin57 genome segment GTAGCAGCTCAAACTGGTCAACTCAACTAATAATTAAGAGATTATTCTCCCTACCTACCCCTTATCAGGGTAGGTTTTTGTCAGCAGATTCTCAAAACGTGAAAGAAATAATATTCCAGTGGGGCGAAAATAAAAACAAAACTAATTTAGTTGTTGTATATACTGAAAGAAACGGGGAGATCCGTCTGATTTCAGCAAGAAAAGC includes the following:
- a CDS encoding BrnT family toxin; this encodes MIKRLFSLPTPYQGRFLSADSQNVKEIIFQWGENKNKTNLVVVYTERNGEIRLISARKA